Proteins encoded in a region of the Neodiprion lecontei isolate iyNeoLeco1 chromosome 5, iyNeoLeco1.1, whole genome shotgun sequence genome:
- the LOC107228227 gene encoding NFX1-type zinc finger-containing protein 1 isoform X7: MPKFKTKHFHHFSEPWKTRRQTYNDHARNRALKYTIGQASRGLSATGNRYSPYSHETKEANNGHGLQNENTTHWQYFTFTRLQTLSVMNNNDDLIAELHVKKDEFDQLLNGDFRPDHFVLVVQILAKISRANFTKILSSILCCSCSPTFIKNLESYLTKLPFETKEDKLQNKFYWNDINLFWSNLVEFFQKFTELFPRKARDELTSVLDKTNLIIATTEMNQDCRIAASIKERTSKICRKLKVKIPKLETKEKVFATSSVQELQDPLEDFRTLSIIPTIQDVFNEKPFIRPNKLVGAYDSVEHYLDVQFRLLREDFMAPLRNGIHEYLNGSKKYSKTDVRVYRKVTMMNPEVAGNNIGVMVSFGILKFINWDTSKRFQFGGLVCLSSDNFSSIIFATIANRDKELLQRGTVLIKPCKKTAITHDHYHSNWVMLESKIYFEPYLAVLNAMCQMNEKNFPMRKYLVDADTTISLPHYFKTDAVLKYKGFSLQVGDYATWPTTKQLRLDETQYEAFKSGLSQEIAIIQGPPGTGKTFIALEIIRTLLENKEQWRCNGPIVIVCLTNHALDQFLEGVTKHTTSIVRVGSRSKNEALSQYTLGNKREARPRRNWCHDKWHQVKIILFNMKRTRKVLQDLSKRDAIVSPHLLYAYCHDETLQDMENVNELFQWLLTHTDNSMKICQTQSTNTDTEMEIDGNSEFEEPIFPLEIVDKEIAEIDANMNEYRRTTHTQNRPVFPRHEVVQLKHRADTLKLQRSDLQRNLTQHPLLIRDNENFLPSLPWQKYWEWVELSYENAKQKLTDLEEEYHSANEELNEVKQILDLSILREHDVIGFTTTCAARLYASLRALRPPIVLVEEAAEILESHVVCSLTQNCQHLILIGDHKQLRPKVAVHKLGSKYNFNISLFERMVNNRGSCTQLGHQHRMRPEIARLICPSVYEILHNHECVLEYPPVMGLEKNVFFITHDNPEAPHDNQESWINPHEAKFLVAFARHLILQGYKSTGITILCTYAGQLFTLIKERNCHEILKAVRITTIDNFQGEENRIILLSLVRNNSKGNIGFLKEENRVCVALSRAREGLYIMGNMDNLTNKNNIWPKIKQVLENDNAIGDTLELRCKYHSDTLIKIRNGSDFVEQCPEGGCLQKCNTDLPCGHSCTSICHTLDREHFNFMCKQRCVKKCPDDHPCPLLCYQGCKPCLVAVERQLKCGHAVFISCGTDPDTYQCPVKVDVTLPHCNHTTEKSCYMPLDKVPCPYPCKIRLACGHSCEQKCHANDDPDHLEHFCHKPCSKRNSHCTADHPCKLKCYEKCIACPINVSKIRSCGHELNCKCSDDVEKLVCYKRIKFERICGHKATVRCFRKDDEECNEEVLKLSACGHQIKVKCCQTPNSSLCGNKCKLNLKCGHPCTTLCKDPCTNECKAPVLQTKHGLCGHLIPVPCFLKETEAKSPALLQYCKEPCKHELSCGHFCQGNCWSCKQGRIHKPCQEKCGKTLICGHRCDVPCSLECPPCQKPCEMKCKHSRCDRKCGETCIPCRETCAARCKHTICLKRCFELCNRRPCEKQCSERLKCKHRCIGFCGEPCPPLCKICNKKELIDEFFLGYEDEPNARFVFLEDCGHCIENKGLLNWMSANTQTVQVKTCPRCSTPINKCTRILNEIKTHLKDVQLVKAKIFGDHTNLQNQQFLLVTRIKHMYENPVIKEY, translated from the exons atatAGTCCGTACTCGCATGAAACGAAGGAAGCTAATAATGGTCACGgattacaaaatgaaaataccaCACATTGGCAGTATTTTACCTTCACCCGCTTACAAACTTTGAGCGTAATGAATAACAACGATGATCTTATAGCTGAATTACATGTGAAGAAAGATGAGTTTGATCAATTATTAAATGGTGATTTTAGACCAGACCATTTTGTACTCGTAGTACAAATCTTGGCCAAGATTTCTCGAGCTAActttacgaaaattttatcaagcATACTTTGCTGTTCTTGTTCCCCTAcatttattaaaaacttgGAAAGTTATTTGACTAAATTGCCATTTGAGACTAAAGAAGATaagttacaaaataaattttactggAATGATATAAATCTTTTTTGGAGTAATctggttgaatttttccaaaaatttactGAACTTTTTCCTCGCAAAGCTCGTGATGAGTTAACCTCAGTGCTGGATAAAACGAATTTGATCATAGCAACCACTGAAATGAATCAAGACTGTAGAATTGCTGCCAGTATAAAAGAAAGAACTTCGAAAATTTGTCGCAAATTGAAGGTAAAAATCCCTAAACTTGAGACCAAAGAGAAGGTTTTTGCAACGTCATCTGTGCAAGAGTTGCAAGATCCTCTGGAAGATTTTAGAACGTTGAGCATCATACCAACTATTCAGGATGTGTTTAATGAGAAGCCTTTTATTAGGCCGAATAAACTCGTAGGAGCTTACGATTCGGTTGAGCATTACCTGGATGTGCAATTTCGTTTGTTGCGTGAAGATTTCATGGCACCCTTGCGAAATGGCATACatgaatatttgaatggatccaaaaaatatagtaaaacTGATGTGAGGGTTTACAGAAAAGTAACAATGATGAATCCTGAAGTAGCAGGCAACAACATCGGTGTTATGGTATCATTTggaatattaaaattcataaactGGGACACTAGTAAAAGATTTCAGTTTGGTGGTTTAGTATGCTTAAGCAGCGATAATTTCAGCTCAATTATATTTGCAACTATTGCTAATCGAGATAAAGAGTTGTTACAGAGGGGAACTGTGTTGATTAAACCGTGCAAAAAAACCGCCATCACTCACGACCATTATCATTCTAATTGGGTTATGCTGGAGtctaaaatatattttgaaccATATCTGGCAGTGCTAAATGCAATGTGccaaatgaatgaaaaaaattttccaatgagGAAGTATTTGGTCGATGCAGATACAACTATTTCGCTACctcattatttcaaaactgatgCAGTACTAAAGTATAAGGGCTTCTCACTGCAAGTGGGAGATTACGCCACTTGGCCAACTACCAAACAACTGCGGTTAGATGAAACGCAGTACGAAGCATTCAAATCTGGTCTTTCTCAAGAAATTGCAATTATACAAGGACCGCCAGGAACAGGCAAGACGTTTATTGCTCTAGAAATAATTCGAACTTTGCTAGAGAACAAGGAACAATGGAGATGTAATGGGCCAATCGTCATTGTCTGCTTGACAAATCATGCCCTTGATCAATTCCTTGAAGGTGTTACGAAACATACAACTTCGATAGTTCGTGTCGGCAGTCGATCAAAAAATGAAGCTCTGTCACAGTATACACTTGGAAATAAACGAGAAGCACGACCACGCAGAAATTGGTGTCATGACAAGTGGCACCAAGTGAAGATAATCTTATTTAACATGAAGAGAACCCGTAAAGTATTACAGGACTTGTCTAAAAGAGATGCCATTGTATCTCCACACCTTCTATATGCCTATTGCCATGACGAAACGTTGCAAGACATGGAGAATGTTAACGAATTGTTCCAATGGTTATTGACACATACTGacaattcaatgaaaatatgtcagaCGCAGAGTACAAATACTGACACAGAAATGGAAATTGACGGTAATAGCGAATTTGAAGAGCCCATTTTTCCTTTGGAAATCGTTGATAAAGAAATTGCTGAGATTGACGCAAACATGAACGAGTACAGACGaactacacacacacaaaacagACCAGTATTTCCACGACATGAAGTTGTTCAATTAAAACATCGTGCTGACACCTTGAAGTTACAACGGTCCGACCTACAG CGGAACCTGACTCAGCATCCTCTATTGATTCGAGATAACGAAAACTTTCTGCCGAGTTTACCTTGGCAAAAGTACTGGGAATGGGTAGAACTGAGTTATGAAAATGCCAAACAGAAATTAACTGATTTGGAAGAAGAGTATCATTCAGCAAATGAAGAGTTGAATGAAGTTAAGCAAATACTTGATTTGTCGATACTTCGAGAGCACGATGTTATTGGGTTTACTACGACATGTGCAGCGAGATTATATGCTTCTCTGCGTGCTCTGCGTCCGCCGATAG TACTGGTGGAGGAGGCAGCTGAAATTCTGGAATCACATGTCGTTTGCTCTTTGACCCAAAATTGCCAGCATCTTATCCTCATTGGGGATCATAAACAACTGCGACCAAAGGTGGCTGTTCACAAGTTGGGTTCAAAATACAATTTCAATATATCTCTTTTTGAAAGAATGGTCAACAACAGAGGAAGTTGCACACAGTTAGGGCATCAGCATCGTATGCGACCGGAAATTGCCAGACTAATCTGTCCTTCCGTGTATGAGATTCTCCACAACCATGAATGCGTTTTGGAATATCCCCCTGTAATGGGTttagagaaaaatgtttttttcataacgcATGATAACCCAGAGGCACCACACGACAACCAAGAGAGTTGGATAAATCCACACGAAGCCAAATTTCTAGTAGCATTTGCTAGACATCTGATATTGCAAGGCTATAAAAGTACAGGAATCACTATACTCTGTACCTATGCGGGACAACTTTTCACACTTATCAAG gaGAGAAATTGTCATGAGATTCTTAAAGCAGTGCGCATAACCAcaattgacaattttcaagGAGAGGAGAACAGAattattcttctttcattAGTTCGCAACAACAGCAAAGGAAATATTGGATTTCTGAAAGAAGAGAACAGAGTTTGTGTTGCACTATCTCGTGCCCGTGAAGGCCTTTATATCATGGGGAACATGGACAATcttacgaataaaaataatatttggcCAAAAATTAAACAAGTTTTAGAAAATGACAATGCAATAGGTGATACACTCGAATTACGATGCAAGTATCATTCTGATACATTAATAAAG ATACGAAACGGAAGCGATTTTGTGGAACAATGCCCGGAAGGGGGATGCTTACAAAAATGTAATACTGATTTACCGTGTGGACATTCTTGTACCAGCATTTGTCATACCCTTGACAGAGAGCATTTCAATTTCATGTGCAAACAGCGTTGCGTTAAAAAGTGTCCGGATGATCATCCTTGTCCACTTTTATGTTACCAAGGATGCAAGCCGTGTCTAGTTGCTGTTGAACGCCAATTGAAATGCGGTCATGCTGTTTTTATCTCGTGTGGGACAGACCCTGATACATACCAATGTCCTGTCAAA gTCGATGTTACCCTACCTCATTGCAATCATACTACTGAAAAAAGCTGTTATATGCCTCTGGATAAGGTCCCATGCCCATATCCCTGTAAAATTCGTTTAGCATGTGGACATTCTTGTGAACAAAAATGTCATGCTAACGATGATCCTGATCATCTGGAG CACTTTTGTCATAAGCCCTGTTCAAAAAGGAACAGCCACTGTACTGCCGATCATCCGTGCAAATTGAAGTGTTATGAGAAATGTATAGCATGTCCTATTAATGTATCAAAAATACGATCTTGCGGACATGAACTTAATTGCAAATGCTCGGATGATGTAGAAAAACTCGTATGCtataaacgaataaaatttgagAGAATCTGTGGACACAAAGCTACAGTAAGATGCTTCCGGAAGGATGACGAAGAATGTAATGAAGAG GTACTGAAACTAAGTGCATGTGGTCACcaaataaaagtgaaatgtTGCCAAACACCAAATTCTTCTCTGTGTGGCAATAAATGTAAACTTAATTTAAAATGTGGCCATCCCTGCACTACTCTATGTAAAGACCCATGTACAAACGAATGCAAGGCCCCTGTCCTTCAAACGAAACATGGGCTTTGTGGACATCTCATTCCCGTGCCTTGCTTCTTAAAAGAAACTG AAGCCAAGTCTCCAGCACTACTACAGTATTGCAAGGAACCATGCAAACATGAATTATCTTGTGGCCACTTTTGCCAAGGCAATTGTTGGTCCTGCAAACAGGGACGTATACACAAACCTTGCCAAGAAAAATGTGGCAAGACTCTCATTTGTGGACATAg GTGCGATGTGCCTTGCAGTCTCGAATGTCCACCGTGTCAAAAACCTTGCGAAATGAAATGCAAACACAGTAGATGTGACAGAAAGTGTGGAGAAACCTGTATACCATGTAGA GAAACCTGTGCAGCGCGATGTAAACATACAATTTGTCTCAAACGATGCTTTGAATTGTGCAACAGAAGACCATGTGAGAAACAATGTTCTGAACGCTTGAAGTGTAAGCATCGTTGCATTGGCTTCTGCGGCGAACCATGCCCACCATTATGCAAAATCTGCAACAAAAAAGAACtaatcgatgaattttttctcggGTATGAAGATGAACCAAATGCCAg ATTTGTGTTTCTTGAAGATTGTGGGCACTGCATAGAGAATAAGGGGCTTCTAAATTGGATGTCAGCAAACACTCAAACAGTTCAAGTGAAGACATGCCCGCGATGCAGCACTCCTATAAATAAATGCACTCGAATATTAAACGAAATTAAAACGCATCTGAAAGATGTTCAGCTTGTAAAGGCAAAAATATTTGGGGATCACACCAACTTACAAAATCAACAATTCTTACTTGTCACCAGAATTAAACACATGTACGAGAACCCAGTGATAAAAG aatattaG
- the LOC107228227 gene encoding NFX1-type zinc finger-containing protein 1 isoform X8, whose protein sequence is MPKFKTKHFHHFSEPWKTRRQTYNDHARNRALKYTIGQASRGLSATGNRYSPYSHETKEANNGHGLQNENTTHWQYFTFTRLQTLSVMNNNDDLIAELHVKKDEFDQLLNGDFRPDHFVLVVQILAKISRANFTKILSSILCCSCSPTFIKNLESYLTKLPFETKEDKLQNKFYWNDINLFWSNLVEFFQKFTELFPRKARDELTSVLDKTNLIIATTEMNQDCRIAASIKERTSKICRKLKVKIPKLETKEKVFATSSVQELQDPLEDFRTLSIIPTIQDVFNEKPFIRPNKLVGAYDSVEHYLDVQFRLLREDFMAPLRNGIHEYLNGSKKYSKTDVRVYRKVTMMNPEVAGNNIGVMVSFGILKFINWDTSKRFQFGGLVCLSSDNFSSIIFATIANRDKELLQRGTVLIKPCKKTAITHDHYHSNWVMLESKIYFEPYLAVLNAMCQMNEKNFPMRKYLVDADTTISLPHYFKTDAVLKYKGFSLQVGDYATWPTTKQLRLDETQYEAFKSGLSQEIAIIQGPPGTGKTFIALEIIRTLLENKEQWRCNGPIVIVCLTNHALDQFLEGVTKHTTSIVRVGSRSKNEALSQYTLGNKREARPRRNWCHDKWHQVKIILFNMKRTRKVLQDLSKRDAIVSPHLLYAYCHDETLQDMENVNELFQWLLTHTDNSMKICQTQSTNTDTEMEIDGNSEFEEPIFPLEIVDKEIAEIDANMNEYRRTTHTQNRPVFPRHEVVQLKHRADTLKLQRSDLQRNLTQHPLLIRDNENFLPSLPWQKYWEWVELSYENAKQKLTDLEEEYHSANEELNEVKQILDLSILREHDVIGFTTTCAARLYASLRALRPPIVLVEEAAEILESHVVCSLTQNCQHLILIGDHKQLRPKVAVHKLGSKYNFNISLFERMVNNRGSCTQLGHQHRMRPEIARLICPSVYEILHNHECVLEYPPVMGLEKNVFFITHDNPEAPHDNQESWINPHEAKFLVAFARHLILQGYKSTGITILCTYAGQLFTLIKERNCHEILKAVRITTIDNFQGEENRIILLSLVRNNSKGNIGFLKEENRVCVALSRAREGLYIMGNMDNLTNKNNIWPKIKQVLENDNAIGDTLELRCKYHSDTLIKIRNGSDFVEQCPEGGCLQKCNTDLPCGHSCTSICHTLDREHFNFMCKQRCVKKCPDDHPCPLLCYQGCKPCLVAVERQLKCGHAVFISCGTDPDTYQCPVKVDVTLPHCNHTTEKSCYMPLDKVPCPYPCKIRLACGHSCEQKCHANDDPDHLEHFCHKPCSKRNSHCTADHPCKLKCYEKCIACPINVSKIRSCGHELNCKCSDDVEKLVCYKRIKFERICGHKATVRCFRKDDEECNEEVLKLSACGHQIKVKCCQTPNSSLCGNKCKLNLKCGHPCTTLCKDPCTNECKAPVLQTKHGLCGHLIPVPCFLKETEAKSPALLQYCKEPCKHELSCGHFCQGNCWSCKQGRIHKPCQEKCGKTLICGHRCDVPCSLECPPCQKPCEMKCKHSRCDRKCGETCIPCRETCAARCKHTICLKRCFELCNRRPCEKQCSERLKCKHRCIGFCGEPCPPLCKICNKKELIDEFFLGYEDEPNARLWALHRE, encoded by the exons atatAGTCCGTACTCGCATGAAACGAAGGAAGCTAATAATGGTCACGgattacaaaatgaaaataccaCACATTGGCAGTATTTTACCTTCACCCGCTTACAAACTTTGAGCGTAATGAATAACAACGATGATCTTATAGCTGAATTACATGTGAAGAAAGATGAGTTTGATCAATTATTAAATGGTGATTTTAGACCAGACCATTTTGTACTCGTAGTACAAATCTTGGCCAAGATTTCTCGAGCTAActttacgaaaattttatcaagcATACTTTGCTGTTCTTGTTCCCCTAcatttattaaaaacttgGAAAGTTATTTGACTAAATTGCCATTTGAGACTAAAGAAGATaagttacaaaataaattttactggAATGATATAAATCTTTTTTGGAGTAATctggttgaatttttccaaaaatttactGAACTTTTTCCTCGCAAAGCTCGTGATGAGTTAACCTCAGTGCTGGATAAAACGAATTTGATCATAGCAACCACTGAAATGAATCAAGACTGTAGAATTGCTGCCAGTATAAAAGAAAGAACTTCGAAAATTTGTCGCAAATTGAAGGTAAAAATCCCTAAACTTGAGACCAAAGAGAAGGTTTTTGCAACGTCATCTGTGCAAGAGTTGCAAGATCCTCTGGAAGATTTTAGAACGTTGAGCATCATACCAACTATTCAGGATGTGTTTAATGAGAAGCCTTTTATTAGGCCGAATAAACTCGTAGGAGCTTACGATTCGGTTGAGCATTACCTGGATGTGCAATTTCGTTTGTTGCGTGAAGATTTCATGGCACCCTTGCGAAATGGCATACatgaatatttgaatggatccaaaaaatatagtaaaacTGATGTGAGGGTTTACAGAAAAGTAACAATGATGAATCCTGAAGTAGCAGGCAACAACATCGGTGTTATGGTATCATTTggaatattaaaattcataaactGGGACACTAGTAAAAGATTTCAGTTTGGTGGTTTAGTATGCTTAAGCAGCGATAATTTCAGCTCAATTATATTTGCAACTATTGCTAATCGAGATAAAGAGTTGTTACAGAGGGGAACTGTGTTGATTAAACCGTGCAAAAAAACCGCCATCACTCACGACCATTATCATTCTAATTGGGTTATGCTGGAGtctaaaatatattttgaaccATATCTGGCAGTGCTAAATGCAATGTGccaaatgaatgaaaaaaattttccaatgagGAAGTATTTGGTCGATGCAGATACAACTATTTCGCTACctcattatttcaaaactgatgCAGTACTAAAGTATAAGGGCTTCTCACTGCAAGTGGGAGATTACGCCACTTGGCCAACTACCAAACAACTGCGGTTAGATGAAACGCAGTACGAAGCATTCAAATCTGGTCTTTCTCAAGAAATTGCAATTATACAAGGACCGCCAGGAACAGGCAAGACGTTTATTGCTCTAGAAATAATTCGAACTTTGCTAGAGAACAAGGAACAATGGAGATGTAATGGGCCAATCGTCATTGTCTGCTTGACAAATCATGCCCTTGATCAATTCCTTGAAGGTGTTACGAAACATACAACTTCGATAGTTCGTGTCGGCAGTCGATCAAAAAATGAAGCTCTGTCACAGTATACACTTGGAAATAAACGAGAAGCACGACCACGCAGAAATTGGTGTCATGACAAGTGGCACCAAGTGAAGATAATCTTATTTAACATGAAGAGAACCCGTAAAGTATTACAGGACTTGTCTAAAAGAGATGCCATTGTATCTCCACACCTTCTATATGCCTATTGCCATGACGAAACGTTGCAAGACATGGAGAATGTTAACGAATTGTTCCAATGGTTATTGACACATACTGacaattcaatgaaaatatgtcagaCGCAGAGTACAAATACTGACACAGAAATGGAAATTGACGGTAATAGCGAATTTGAAGAGCCCATTTTTCCTTTGGAAATCGTTGATAAAGAAATTGCTGAGATTGACGCAAACATGAACGAGTACAGACGaactacacacacacaaaacagACCAGTATTTCCACGACATGAAGTTGTTCAATTAAAACATCGTGCTGACACCTTGAAGTTACAACGGTCCGACCTACAG CGGAACCTGACTCAGCATCCTCTATTGATTCGAGATAACGAAAACTTTCTGCCGAGTTTACCTTGGCAAAAGTACTGGGAATGGGTAGAACTGAGTTATGAAAATGCCAAACAGAAATTAACTGATTTGGAAGAAGAGTATCATTCAGCAAATGAAGAGTTGAATGAAGTTAAGCAAATACTTGATTTGTCGATACTTCGAGAGCACGATGTTATTGGGTTTACTACGACATGTGCAGCGAGATTATATGCTTCTCTGCGTGCTCTGCGTCCGCCGATAG TACTGGTGGAGGAGGCAGCTGAAATTCTGGAATCACATGTCGTTTGCTCTTTGACCCAAAATTGCCAGCATCTTATCCTCATTGGGGATCATAAACAACTGCGACCAAAGGTGGCTGTTCACAAGTTGGGTTCAAAATACAATTTCAATATATCTCTTTTTGAAAGAATGGTCAACAACAGAGGAAGTTGCACACAGTTAGGGCATCAGCATCGTATGCGACCGGAAATTGCCAGACTAATCTGTCCTTCCGTGTATGAGATTCTCCACAACCATGAATGCGTTTTGGAATATCCCCCTGTAATGGGTttagagaaaaatgtttttttcataacgcATGATAACCCAGAGGCACCACACGACAACCAAGAGAGTTGGATAAATCCACACGAAGCCAAATTTCTAGTAGCATTTGCTAGACATCTGATATTGCAAGGCTATAAAAGTACAGGAATCACTATACTCTGTACCTATGCGGGACAACTTTTCACACTTATCAAG gaGAGAAATTGTCATGAGATTCTTAAAGCAGTGCGCATAACCAcaattgacaattttcaagGAGAGGAGAACAGAattattcttctttcattAGTTCGCAACAACAGCAAAGGAAATATTGGATTTCTGAAAGAAGAGAACAGAGTTTGTGTTGCACTATCTCGTGCCCGTGAAGGCCTTTATATCATGGGGAACATGGACAATcttacgaataaaaataatatttggcCAAAAATTAAACAAGTTTTAGAAAATGACAATGCAATAGGTGATACACTCGAATTACGATGCAAGTATCATTCTGATACATTAATAAAG ATACGAAACGGAAGCGATTTTGTGGAACAATGCCCGGAAGGGGGATGCTTACAAAAATGTAATACTGATTTACCGTGTGGACATTCTTGTACCAGCATTTGTCATACCCTTGACAGAGAGCATTTCAATTTCATGTGCAAACAGCGTTGCGTTAAAAAGTGTCCGGATGATCATCCTTGTCCACTTTTATGTTACCAAGGATGCAAGCCGTGTCTAGTTGCTGTTGAACGCCAATTGAAATGCGGTCATGCTGTTTTTATCTCGTGTGGGACAGACCCTGATACATACCAATGTCCTGTCAAA gTCGATGTTACCCTACCTCATTGCAATCATACTACTGAAAAAAGCTGTTATATGCCTCTGGATAAGGTCCCATGCCCATATCCCTGTAAAATTCGTTTAGCATGTGGACATTCTTGTGAACAAAAATGTCATGCTAACGATGATCCTGATCATCTGGAG CACTTTTGTCATAAGCCCTGTTCAAAAAGGAACAGCCACTGTACTGCCGATCATCCGTGCAAATTGAAGTGTTATGAGAAATGTATAGCATGTCCTATTAATGTATCAAAAATACGATCTTGCGGACATGAACTTAATTGCAAATGCTCGGATGATGTAGAAAAACTCGTATGCtataaacgaataaaatttgagAGAATCTGTGGACACAAAGCTACAGTAAGATGCTTCCGGAAGGATGACGAAGAATGTAATGAAGAG GTACTGAAACTAAGTGCATGTGGTCACcaaataaaagtgaaatgtTGCCAAACACCAAATTCTTCTCTGTGTGGCAATAAATGTAAACTTAATTTAAAATGTGGCCATCCCTGCACTACTCTATGTAAAGACCCATGTACAAACGAATGCAAGGCCCCTGTCCTTCAAACGAAACATGGGCTTTGTGGACATCTCATTCCCGTGCCTTGCTTCTTAAAAGAAACTG AAGCCAAGTCTCCAGCACTACTACAGTATTGCAAGGAACCATGCAAACATGAATTATCTTGTGGCCACTTTTGCCAAGGCAATTGTTGGTCCTGCAAACAGGGACGTATACACAAACCTTGCCAAGAAAAATGTGGCAAGACTCTCATTTGTGGACATAg GTGCGATGTGCCTTGCAGTCTCGAATGTCCACCGTGTCAAAAACCTTGCGAAATGAAATGCAAACACAGTAGATGTGACAGAAAGTGTGGAGAAACCTGTATACCATGTAGA GAAACCTGTGCAGCGCGATGTAAACATACAATTTGTCTCAAACGATGCTTTGAATTGTGCAACAGAAGACCATGTGAGAAACAATGTTCTGAACGCTTGAAGTGTAAGCATCGTTGCATTGGCTTCTGCGGCGAACCATGCCCACCATTATGCAAAATCTGCAACAAAAAAGAACtaatcgatgaattttttctcggGTATGAAGATGAACCAAATGCCAg ATTGTGGGCACTGCATAGAGAATAA